Proteins encoded together in one Methanobacterium bryantii window:
- the ribB gene encoding 3,4-dihydroxy-2-butanone-4-phosphate synthase: MNQNLLAQFGNSVERVENALNSLRCGQGIIVTDDEQRENEGDIIFAAESLNEAQMAMLIRECSGIVCLCLNEEKVHELGLPMMVENNSSRFKTAYTISIEAAEGVTTGVSAADRVKTVKTAIADDAQPEDLHHPGHMFPLRARPGGVLERRGHTEAVVDMMGLAGLKPYGVLCELTNPDGTMARMPEIVDFAVKHGMPVVTVEDLVNYRKQVELNSLN; encoded by the coding sequence ATGAATCAAAATTTATTGGCGCAATTCGGTAACTCAGTAGAAAGGGTGGAAAATGCTTTAAATTCCCTTCGCTGTGGTCAAGGTATAATAGTTACCGATGATGAGCAACGAGAAAATGAGGGAGACATAATTTTTGCTGCAGAATCCCTTAATGAAGCCCAAATGGCAATGCTTATCCGAGAATGCAGTGGTATTGTATGTTTATGTCTCAATGAAGAAAAAGTGCATGAATTAGGACTTCCAATGATGGTGGAAAATAATTCAAGCCGTTTTAAGACCGCATACACGATATCTATTGAAGCTGCAGAAGGAGTCACTACTGGTGTATCAGCGGCTGATAGGGTCAAAACAGTTAAAACTGCTATTGCTGATGATGCTCAGCCTGAAGATCTTCATCACCCGGGACATATGTTTCCTTTAAGAGCCCGTCCGGGTGGAGTATTGGAACGTAGAGGGCATACTGAAGCAGTTGTTGATATGATGGGTCTTGCTGGATTAAAACCATATGGTGTTCTCTGTGAACTTACAAATCCAGATGGGACAATGGCGCGCATGCCCGAAATAGTAGATTTTGCTGTAAAGCACGGCATGCCTGTAGTTACAGTTGAAGATCTGGTCAACTACCGTAAACAGGTTGAACTGAACAGCTTAAACTGA
- the pscS gene encoding O-phospho-L-seryl-tRNA:Cys-tRNA synthase, giving the protein MECQEYGLTRNTERDNLNLNPLQRGGMLPVEARKALIEYADGYSVCDYCAGRLDEVPNPSISGFLQDLAKFINVDEVRTTHGARESKFAIMHALCKPGDTVIVDGNAHYTTHLAAERNKLNVIEVPNNGHPAYEITPEKYRETLENAIDSGIDIKLSLLTHVDGDYGNLADAKAVGAVTHKAGIPIILNCAYSMGRLPIDAKALNMDFVVGSGHKSMAASGPIGVLGMKEEYSDALLKHSKRHKVKEIEMLGCTSRGAPIVTLMASLPYVAERVKHWDEEVEKTRNFVRQLEEIEGVHQIGVKPKEHDLTRFETPVFDKIAENHPRRGFFLYEELKKRSIVGIKRGQTKWFKCSVYGFSEEQIAYITDSFKEIVAKYKDLI; this is encoded by the coding sequence ATGGAATGTCAGGAGTATGGACTTACACGAAATACAGAAAGAGACAATTTGAACTTAAATCCTCTCCAGCGTGGGGGAATGCTGCCTGTTGAGGCAAGAAAAGCTTTAATTGAGTATGCTGACGGTTACAGTGTATGTGATTACTGTGCTGGAAGGCTTGATGAAGTGCCTAATCCTTCAATAAGCGGATTTTTACAGGATTTAGCGAAATTTATCAATGTTGATGAGGTAAGAACTACACATGGTGCAAGGGAAAGTAAATTTGCAATAATGCATGCGTTATGTAAACCTGGCGATACTGTAATTGTAGATGGAAATGCACACTACACAACCCACCTTGCTGCAGAACGAAATAAGCTTAATGTGATTGAAGTTCCAAATAATGGGCATCCTGCATATGAAATAACCCCTGAAAAATACAGGGAAACTTTGGAAAACGCAATTGACAGTGGAATAGATATTAAACTTTCTTTGCTTACTCATGTGGATGGTGACTATGGTAACCTGGCTGATGCAAAAGCAGTTGGTGCTGTAACTCATAAAGCAGGGATTCCTATAATTTTAAACTGCGCATATTCTATGGGAAGACTTCCGATAGATGCAAAAGCGTTAAATATGGATTTTGTAGTTGGAAGCGGCCATAAAAGTATGGCGGCATCAGGACCAATTGGTGTGCTTGGAATGAAGGAAGAATATTCAGATGCTTTACTTAAACATTCAAAGAGGCATAAAGTTAAAGAAATTGAAATGCTTGGATGTACCAGTAGAGGGGCTCCAATAGTAACTTTAATGGCATCACTCCCATATGTTGCAGAGAGGGTCAAGCATTGGGATGAGGAAGTTGAAAAGACAAGGAATTTTGTAAGGCAGCTGGAAGAAATTGAAGGTGTTCATCAGATAGGGGTAAAACCAAAAGAACATGACCTCACCAGATTTGAAACACCTGTCTTTGATAAAATAGCTGAAAACCATCCAAGGAGAGGATTTTTCCTGTATGAAGAACTTAAAAAGAGAAGTATCGTTGGAATAAAACGTGGACAAACCAAATGGTTCAAATGCAGTGTTTATGGATTCAGCGAAGAGCAGATAGCATATATTACAGATTCATTTAAAGAAATTGTAGCTAAATATAAAGACTTAATTTAA
- a CDS encoding FAD-dependent oxidoreductase, translating to MDEYDVIIIGSGPAGLTAGIYAGRQGLKTLILEKQLAGGAGLMVPNMENYPGFELVSGKVLIDYTKKQALKYAKINEMEEVKKLEIISDHEIKVSSQKAEYKAKSVILCTGTTHRKLNAPGEKEFLGRGVFYCAVCDGPLFMGKRILIVGGGNTAIQGALYLDTIGSYTAVAHRRDELRAEKYLQEKLKEKDIAMFWDSVIDEIKGDMFVKSVVLLNKKTNEKNEYPIDGIFIAVGDIPSNGIAKDIRLETDKNGYIITDKSQKTSIQGIYSAGDVTGGVNQWVVACGEGAVAALSAYDDLMRIS from the coding sequence ATGGATGAATATGATGTTATTATTATAGGATCAGGGCCTGCTGGGCTGACAGCAGGAATCTATGCTGGAAGGCAGGGATTGAAGACATTAATACTTGAAAAACAGCTTGCAGGTGGAGCAGGGCTGATGGTTCCTAATATGGAAAATTATCCTGGATTTGAATTAGTTTCGGGTAAAGTGTTAATAGACTACACTAAAAAGCAGGCATTGAAGTATGCTAAAATAAATGAAATGGAAGAAGTCAAAAAATTAGAAATCATCAGCGACCACGAAATAAAAGTTTCATCCCAGAAAGCAGAATATAAGGCTAAATCAGTGATATTGTGTACAGGAACTACTCACAGAAAACTTAACGCGCCTGGAGAAAAAGAATTCCTTGGAAGAGGTGTTTTTTACTGTGCAGTCTGTGATGGGCCTTTGTTTATGGGCAAAAGGATTTTAATAGTGGGCGGAGGTAATACCGCTATTCAGGGAGCTTTATATTTAGATACTATTGGTTCATATACAGCTGTTGCACATAGAAGAGATGAACTTAGGGCTGAAAAATATCTGCAGGAGAAATTAAAAGAAAAAGATATTGCAATGTTCTGGGACTCTGTTATAGATGAAATAAAGGGTGACATGTTTGTAAAAAGTGTAGTACTGCTTAACAAAAAAACTAATGAAAAAAATGAATACCCGATTGATGGAATATTTATAGCAGTTGGGGACATACCTTCAAATGGTATAGCTAAAGATATAAGATTAGAGACTGACAAAAATGGTTACATTATAACTGATAAAAGTCAAAAAACCAGTATTCAGGGAATATACTCTGCAGGTGATGTCACTGGTGGAGTTAATCAGTGGGTAGTTGCATGTGGAGAAGGTGCAGTAGCTGCTTTGTCAGCTTACGATGACTTAATGAGAATCAGTTAA